From Micromonospora echinospora, one genomic window encodes:
- a CDS encoding transglycosylase domain-containing protein, with the protein MSYRPLSALGHCVPLLRAGLIAGIILAAVAYPIVAAAGIGAKVGAEFSEHRADLLRASLPAETSYVYAADGKTVLTMFYEEYRQYTKLKDIAPSMQQAMVAAEDSRFYQHRGVDPKGVVRAFVANSQSGGVSQGASTITMQYVRMALRDSATTPQEVQEATAQTSLRKVREMRLALDVEKQMSKEDILERYLNSAYFGHRAYGIYAAAQIFFSKKPKDLTPVESATLAGLVKSPSEYDPVTSDQQEALGRRNYVLERMGQLGYLSPEAAAQARTEPLRIDQSDPRNDCASIPQQHNSLGFACDYLKNWWSSQSAFGENRLERIDELRRGGYRIVLSIDPKIQEAAEKNIDAEGSTGSPFAHGLVVTEPGTGRVKAMAVNRKYSLDTSENPPTSNPEADPKVKANYPNTVAPLLGGGTLPGYQAGSTFKMFPMLAALDAGMPLSTSFNAPHRYRSEVYNGWSPSNASGAMSGTQTMWSGFGKSVNTYFVWLEEKVGADRAVRLAEQLGLRWRTDVDRDHASPEKAKTWGAFTLGVSDATPLELANAYGAIAADGRYCEAIPVLSITNRDGTPATYRTAGGLEREVAKPRCRQVVDAGAAQAATDAARCPTGDTPARGGCGGWSTADSVRGTVGRPVAGKTGTTDSTRSAWFVGYTPELAAASFISDPDNPFNAVGDGQSQRPIDAVAGTLRDALKGQPSRDFTPPPDRLVG; encoded by the coding sequence GTGAGCTACCGACCCCTTTCTGCCCTCGGTCACTGTGTCCCTCTACTCCGCGCCGGGCTGATCGCCGGGATCATCCTGGCCGCCGTGGCGTACCCGATCGTGGCCGCCGCCGGCATCGGCGCCAAGGTCGGCGCCGAGTTCTCCGAACACCGGGCCGACCTGCTCCGTGCCTCGCTGCCCGCCGAGACCTCCTACGTCTACGCCGCCGACGGCAAGACCGTGCTGACCATGTTCTACGAGGAGTACCGGCAGTACACGAAGCTCAAGGACATCGCGCCGAGCATGCAGCAGGCCATGGTCGCCGCCGAGGACTCCCGCTTCTACCAGCACCGGGGCGTGGACCCGAAGGGCGTGGTCCGGGCCTTCGTCGCCAACTCGCAGTCCGGCGGGGTCTCCCAGGGCGCGTCGACGATCACCATGCAGTACGTCCGGATGGCCCTGCGGGACAGCGCCACCACGCCGCAGGAGGTGCAGGAGGCGACCGCCCAGACCAGCCTCCGCAAGGTCCGGGAGATGCGGCTCGCCCTGGACGTGGAGAAGCAGATGTCGAAGGAGGACATCCTGGAGCGCTACCTGAACTCGGCCTACTTCGGGCACCGGGCGTACGGCATCTACGCCGCCGCGCAGATCTTCTTCTCGAAGAAGCCGAAGGACCTGACCCCGGTCGAGTCCGCCACGCTGGCCGGCCTGGTCAAGTCCCCGTCCGAGTACGACCCGGTCACCTCCGACCAGCAGGAGGCCCTCGGCCGCCGCAACTACGTGCTGGAGCGGATGGGTCAGCTCGGCTACCTCTCGCCGGAGGCCGCCGCGCAGGCCCGCACCGAACCGCTGCGGATCGACCAGAGCGACCCGCGCAACGACTGCGCCTCGATCCCGCAGCAGCACAACAGCCTCGGCTTCGCCTGCGACTACCTGAAGAACTGGTGGAGCTCCCAGTCGGCGTTCGGCGAGAACCGGCTGGAACGCATCGACGAGCTACGCCGGGGCGGCTACCGGATCGTGCTCAGTATCGACCCGAAGATCCAGGAGGCCGCGGAGAAGAACATCGACGCCGAGGGCAGCACCGGCAGTCCGTTCGCGCACGGGCTGGTCGTCACCGAGCCGGGCACCGGCCGGGTGAAGGCGATGGCGGTGAACCGGAAGTACTCCCTGGACACCAGCGAGAACCCGCCGACCTCCAACCCGGAGGCCGACCCGAAGGTCAAGGCCAACTACCCGAACACGGTCGCCCCGCTGCTCGGCGGCGGCACCCTCCCCGGCTACCAGGCCGGCTCGACGTTCAAGATGTTCCCGATGCTCGCCGCGCTGGACGCCGGGATGCCGCTGTCCACCTCGTTCAACGCCCCGCACCGGTACCGTTCCGAGGTCTACAACGGCTGGTCCCCGTCGAACGCGAGCGGGGCGATGAGCGGGACGCAGACCATGTGGTCCGGCTTCGGCAAGTCGGTCAACACGTACTTCGTCTGGTTGGAGGAGAAGGTCGGCGCGGACCGGGCGGTCCGGCTCGCCGAGCAGCTCGGACTGCGCTGGCGCACCGACGTCGACCGGGACCACGCGTCGCCGGAGAAGGCGAAGACGTGGGGCGCGTTCACGCTCGGCGTCTCCGACGCGACGCCGCTGGAGCTGGCCAACGCGTACGGGGCGATCGCCGCCGACGGCCGGTACTGCGAGGCGATCCCGGTGCTGTCGATCACCAACCGGGACGGCACCCCGGCGACCTACCGGACCGCGGGCGGGCTGGAACGCGAGGTGGCCAAGCCGCGCTGCCGGCAGGTGGTGGACGCCGGCGCGGCCCAGGCCGCCACCGACGCGGCCCGCTGCCCGACCGGCGACACACCGGCCCGGGGAGGCTGCGGGGGCTGGTCCACCGCCGACAGCGTCCGGGGCACGGTCGGTCGCCCGGTGGCCGGCAAGACCGGTACCACCGACAGCACCCGGTCCGCCTGGTTCGTCGGCTACACCCCGGAACTGGCGGCGGCGAGCTTCATCTCCGACCCGGACAACCCGTTCAACGCGGTCGGCGACGGTCAGTCCCAGCGACCGATCGACGCGGTCGCCGGAACCCTCCGGGACGCTCTCAAGGGCCAGCCCAGCCGCGACTTCACCCCGCCTCCCGACCGCCTGGTCGGGTGA
- the cobC gene encoding Rv2231c family pyridoxal phosphate-dependent protein CobC, giving the protein MRGQPIGAPPGVMPEPDLGHHGDVEVGEGLRDLAVNVRQAPMPPWLAEPLAATLADLARYPDPAPARAAVAARHRRPPTEVLLTAGAAEGFVLIAQALRGIRRPVVVHPQFTEPEAALAAAGHRVERVLLDAADGFRLDPARVPADADLVMIGNPTNPTSVLHPAATIAALARPGRVLVVDEAFADTTTAPGVPGEPESLAGRRDLPGLLVLRSLTKTWGLAGLRIGYLLGAADLLARLARVQPLWAVSTPALAAATACASPAAVAAERAIAARLAVDRDHLLARLATLPGVRVAGRPASAFVLLEVPGADRIRLALRDRGWAVRRGDTFPGLGPDWLRVAVRDPATTDAFTEVLAEILEASC; this is encoded by the coding sequence ATGCGTGGTCAGCCGATCGGAGCGCCCCCGGGCGTCATGCCGGAACCCGACCTCGGTCACCACGGTGACGTCGAGGTCGGCGAGGGTCTGCGCGACCTCGCGGTCAACGTCCGTCAGGCCCCGATGCCGCCCTGGCTGGCCGAGCCGCTGGCCGCCACCCTGGCGGACCTCGCCCGCTACCCCGACCCGGCCCCGGCCCGCGCGGCGGTCGCCGCCCGCCACCGTCGTCCCCCGACGGAGGTGCTGCTCACCGCCGGGGCCGCCGAGGGTTTCGTGCTGATCGCGCAGGCCCTGCGCGGGATACGCCGACCGGTGGTGGTGCACCCGCAGTTCACCGAGCCGGAGGCCGCCCTCGCCGCCGCCGGCCACCGGGTGGAGCGGGTGCTGCTCGACGCGGCCGACGGGTTCCGGCTCGATCCGGCCCGGGTGCCCGCCGACGCCGACCTGGTCATGATCGGCAACCCCACCAACCCGACCTCCGTGCTGCACCCGGCCGCGACGATCGCCGCGCTGGCCCGCCCCGGCCGGGTCCTGGTGGTGGACGAGGCGTTCGCCGACACCACCACCGCGCCCGGGGTGCCGGGTGAGCCGGAGTCGCTCGCCGGCCGGCGTGACCTGCCCGGTCTGCTGGTGCTGCGCAGCCTCACCAAGACCTGGGGGCTGGCCGGGCTACGGATCGGCTACCTGCTCGGCGCGGCCGACCTGCTGGCCCGCCTCGCCCGGGTCCAGCCGCTCTGGGCGGTCTCCACCCCGGCGCTGGCCGCCGCGACCGCCTGCGCGAGCCCGGCGGCGGTCGCCGCCGAGCGCGCCATCGCCGCGCGCCTCGCCGTCGACCGGGACCACCTGCTGGCCCGCCTCGCCACCCTGCCCGGAGTACGCGTCGCGGGTCGCCCGGCCAGCGCGTTCGTGCTGCTGGAGGTTCCTGGCGCGGACCGGATCCGGCTCGCCCTGCGCGACCGGGGCTGGGCGGTACGCCGGGGCGACACGTTCCCCGGGCTGGGCCCGGATTGGCTGCGCGTGGCGGTCCGCGACCCGGCGACCACCGACGCGTTCACCGAGGTACTGGCGGAAATCCTGGAGGCGTCATGTTGA
- the cobT gene encoding nicotinate-nucleotide--dimethylbenzimidazole phosphoribosyltransferase, whose protein sequence is MLTTTIAAIGPLDQTAMAAARDLQARLTKPAGSLGALEELSVRLAGLAGACPPPLPEPAAVAIFAGDHGVHAQGVTPWPQEVTAQMIGNFLAGGAVVNAFARQAGASVTVVDVGVATPLPPVAVADAAEAPRLVAANVRPGTRDLSVTAALTRDEARAAVETGIRVADDLIEAGAGILLTGDMGIANTTPSAALVAAFTGVDPAEVTGRGTGVDDETYRRKVDVVRRALHRHRPDPADPLGVLATVGGLEHAALAGLILAAAARRIPVLLDGVIAVSAALAAAAFAPDAVGAMIAGHRSAEPGATVALRHLGLDPLVDLGLRLGEGTGALLALPVVTGAARVLHEVATFDSAGVAEK, encoded by the coding sequence ATGTTGACAACCACGATCGCGGCGATCGGCCCGCTCGACCAGACGGCCATGGCCGCTGCCCGGGATCTCCAGGCGCGGCTGACCAAGCCGGCCGGTTCCCTCGGCGCCCTGGAGGAGCTCTCGGTACGCCTCGCCGGCCTGGCCGGCGCCTGCCCGCCGCCACTGCCCGAACCGGCCGCGGTGGCGATCTTCGCCGGGGACCACGGCGTCCACGCCCAGGGGGTCACCCCCTGGCCGCAGGAGGTCACCGCGCAGATGATCGGCAACTTCCTGGCCGGCGGGGCGGTGGTGAACGCCTTCGCCCGCCAGGCCGGCGCCTCGGTCACCGTGGTCGACGTCGGCGTGGCCACCCCGCTGCCGCCCGTCGCCGTCGCCGACGCGGCCGAAGCACCCCGGCTGGTGGCGGCGAACGTCCGCCCCGGCACCCGCGACCTTTCGGTCACCGCCGCACTCACCCGGGACGAGGCGCGGGCGGCGGTGGAGACCGGGATCCGGGTCGCCGACGACCTGATCGAGGCGGGGGCCGGCATCCTGCTCACCGGGGACATGGGGATCGCCAACACCACCCCGTCGGCCGCCCTGGTCGCCGCCTTCACCGGGGTCGACCCGGCCGAGGTGACCGGCCGGGGCACCGGGGTGGACGACGAGACGTACCGGCGGAAGGTGGACGTGGTGCGGCGGGCGCTGCACCGGCACCGGCCCGACCCGGCCGACCCGCTCGGTGTGCTCGCCACTGTCGGTGGTCTGGAGCACGCCGCACTGGCCGGGCTGATCCTGGCCGCCGCCGCCCGCCGGATCCCGGTGCTGCTGGACGGCGTGATCGCGGTCTCCGCCGCGCTCGCCGCCGCCGCGTTCGCGCCGGACGCGGTGGGCGCGATGATCGCCGGGCACCGGTCCGCCGAGCCGGGTGCCACCGTCGCCCTGCGCCACCTCGGCCTCGACCCTCTGGTCGACCTGGGGCTGCGCCTTGGTGAGGGCACCGGCGCGCTGCTCGCCCTGCCGGTGGTGACCGGGGCGGCCCGGGTGCTGCACGAGGTGGCCACCTTCGACTCCGCGGGAGTGGCCGAGAAGTGA
- the cobA gene encoding uroporphyrinogen-III C-methyltransferase: MSVNPYPLGLRLAGRRVVVVGGGTVATRRVPALLDAGADVLLVSPELTPALRAHVDAGRLHWEPRRFVPADLNGAWLVHVAVDDRTAAAAVSAVAAERRIFCVRADDRFAASAWTPAVTRHGPVTVAVLGGGDPHRSRATRDAVRDLLDGPDSPLRPEAGTGKRRRAGQVALVGAGPGDPELITLRGWRLLAEADVVVADRLVPGLLLDELHPDVELVDASKIPYGPSRAQEEINRILVDRASAGAFVVRLKGGDPYVFGRGGEELLACAAAGVPVTVVPGVTSSIAVPASVGIPVTHRGVAHEFTVVSGHLAPDHPDSRVNWAALAALRGTLVILMGLKNLPAITATLLAHGRDPATPAAVVQEGTTTAQRTIHSTLAGVATDAAGAGLRPPAVVVVGDVVSALDHP, translated from the coding sequence GTGAGCGTCAACCCGTACCCGCTGGGGTTGCGGCTGGCCGGTCGGCGGGTGGTCGTGGTGGGCGGTGGCACGGTGGCCACCCGCCGGGTGCCGGCGCTGCTGGACGCCGGTGCGGACGTCCTGCTGGTCTCCCCGGAACTCACCCCGGCGCTGCGCGCGCACGTCGACGCCGGGCGGCTGCACTGGGAGCCGCGTCGCTTCGTCCCGGCGGACCTGAACGGGGCGTGGCTGGTCCACGTGGCCGTGGACGACCGGACCGCCGCCGCGGCGGTCAGCGCCGTCGCGGCCGAACGCCGGATCTTCTGCGTACGTGCCGACGACCGGTTCGCCGCCAGCGCCTGGACGCCGGCGGTGACCCGGCACGGTCCGGTCACCGTCGCCGTGCTCGGCGGCGGCGACCCGCACCGGTCCCGGGCGACCCGGGACGCCGTCCGGGACCTGCTGGACGGCCCGGACAGCCCGCTGCGGCCGGAGGCGGGGACGGGGAAGCGGCGGCGGGCCGGGCAGGTGGCCCTGGTCGGGGCGGGGCCGGGCGACCCGGAGCTGATCACCCTGCGGGGCTGGCGGCTGCTCGCCGAGGCCGACGTGGTGGTCGCCGACCGGCTGGTGCCCGGACTGCTCCTCGACGAACTGCACCCCGACGTCGAACTGGTCGACGCCTCGAAGATCCCGTACGGGCCGTCCCGGGCCCAGGAGGAGATCAACCGGATCCTGGTGGACCGGGCGTCGGCCGGCGCGTTCGTGGTCCGGCTCAAGGGCGGCGACCCGTACGTCTTCGGTCGGGGCGGCGAGGAGTTGCTCGCCTGCGCGGCGGCCGGGGTTCCGGTGACCGTGGTGCCCGGGGTGACCAGCTCGATCGCGGTCCCGGCGTCGGTCGGAATCCCGGTCACCCACCGGGGGGTGGCCCACGAGTTCACCGTGGTCTCCGGGCACCTCGCCCCGGACCACCCGGACTCCCGGGTGAACTGGGCGGCGCTCGCCGCGCTGCGCGGCACCCTGGTGATCCTGATGGGCTTGAAGAACCTGCCGGCGATCACCGCCACCCTGCTCGCGCACGGTCGCGATCCGGCCACCCCGGCGGCGGTGGTCCAGGAGGGCACCACCACCGCCCAGCGCACGATCCACTCCACCCTCGCCGGCGTGGCGACCGACGCCGCCGGGGCGGGTCTGCGTCCACCCGCCGTGGTGGTGGTCGGCGACGTCGTCTCCGCCCTCGACCACCCCTGA
- the otsB gene encoding trehalose-phosphatase: MNTSVTEPAQTHGVIDPELRAAIGRIARVPQLLVACDYDGTLAPIVEDPSKAVPLHESVAAVRALAALPQTSVAVVSGRALRDLAALSRLPSEVHLVGSHGSEFDIGFVERLSPELIAVRTRLRNELREIAAAHPGVRLERKPASVAVHTRGVPPQIAASAVEAVRSGPAIWDGVTVTQGKEVIELSVVATHKGTAVDQLRTQLSASAVLFIGDDVTDENAFGNLHGPDIGIKIGPGDTKAHFRVAEPIEAARALALLLETRRHWLFGERAVPIERHSMLANGRTVALLTPEAKITWLCHPKPDSAAIFADLVGGSPAGHFSVAPERGGIPLGQRYRNGTMTVETRWSGLTVTDWLDRPSSDDVPSGSTIVSGDSTLIRVLTGSGRVRLEFAPRPEFGQVAVQLQPLGDGLLVLGSNEPVSLYSPGVQWQVTNDGGYETAKAVVDLSAAGGQVTCELRFGTHSLEHHRLPVHERQATAEQPWKDWVSSLRLPQTARDLVARSALTLRGLCHEATGSILAAATTSLPEELGGVRNWDYRYCWLRDAAMTARVLVDLGSLEEAEALLRWVDGCVERTGGHPERLHPLYTVDGYELGAEAVIDTLPGYAGSRPVRVGNLANHQLQLDVFGPIADLIAGVADARGSVRETEWRVLENMVEAVRRRWHEPDHGIWEARLPPRHHIFSKVMCWMTVDRALHVVRRHGDGDRPEWVELRDRIGANVLEHGWHEGVEAYSVAYGDEDMDASSLWIGLSGLLPGDDPRFLSTVLKIEADLRSGPVVYRYHWDDGLPGREGGFHICTAWLIEAYLRTGRRTDAEELFTQMVDTAGPTGLLPEQYDPLAERGLGNHPQAYSHLGLIRCALLLDNMLKV; encoded by the coding sequence GTGAACACGAGCGTCACCGAGCCCGCACAGACCCACGGGGTCATCGACCCCGAACTGCGGGCGGCGATCGGCCGGATCGCCCGGGTCCCCCAGCTTCTGGTCGCCTGCGACTACGACGGCACGCTCGCTCCGATCGTCGAAGATCCGAGCAAGGCGGTGCCGCTGCACGAGTCGGTGGCCGCCGTCCGGGCGCTCGCCGCGCTGCCGCAGACCAGTGTCGCGGTGGTCTCCGGACGCGCGCTGCGCGACCTGGCCGCCCTGTCCCGGCTGCCCAGCGAGGTCCACCTCGTCGGTAGTCACGGCTCCGAATTCGACATCGGCTTCGTCGAGCGGCTCAGCCCCGAGCTGATCGCCGTCCGCACCCGGCTCCGCAACGAGCTGCGCGAGATCGCCGCCGCCCACCCGGGCGTCCGGCTGGAGCGCAAGCCGGCCAGCGTCGCGGTGCACACCCGGGGGGTGCCGCCGCAGATCGCGGCCAGTGCCGTCGAGGCGGTCCGCAGCGGTCCGGCGATCTGGGACGGGGTCACGGTCACCCAGGGCAAGGAGGTCATCGAGCTGTCGGTGGTCGCCACCCACAAGGGCACCGCCGTCGACCAGCTCCGCACCCAGCTCTCCGCGAGCGCGGTGCTCTTCATCGGCGACGACGTCACCGACGAGAACGCCTTCGGCAACCTGCACGGGCCGGACATCGGCATCAAGATCGGCCCGGGTGACACGAAGGCGCACTTCCGGGTCGCCGAGCCGATCGAGGCCGCCCGGGCGCTGGCGCTGCTGCTGGAGACCCGGCGGCACTGGCTGTTCGGCGAGCGGGCGGTGCCGATCGAGCGGCACTCGATGCTCGCCAACGGGCGGACCGTCGCGCTGCTCACCCCGGAAGCCAAGATCACCTGGCTCTGCCACCCCAAGCCGGACTCGGCGGCCATCTTCGCCGACCTGGTCGGCGGCAGCCCCGCCGGGCACTTCAGTGTCGCCCCCGAGCGGGGCGGCATTCCGCTGGGACAGCGGTACCGCAACGGCACCATGACGGTGGAGACCCGCTGGTCCGGCCTGACCGTGACCGACTGGCTCGACCGGCCGTCCAGCGACGACGTGCCAAGCGGGTCGACGATCGTCTCCGGCGACTCGACCCTGATCCGGGTTCTCACCGGCTCCGGCCGGGTCAGGCTGGAGTTCGCCCCCCGGCCGGAGTTCGGCCAGGTGGCGGTGCAGCTCCAGCCGCTCGGTGACGGGCTGCTGGTGCTCGGCTCCAACGAGCCGGTGTCGCTCTACTCCCCGGGCGTGCAGTGGCAGGTGACCAACGACGGCGGGTACGAGACCGCCAAGGCGGTGGTGGACCTCTCCGCCGCCGGTGGACAGGTCACCTGCGAGCTGCGCTTCGGCACGCACAGCCTGGAGCACCACCGGCTCCCGGTGCACGAGCGGCAGGCCACCGCCGAGCAGCCGTGGAAGGACTGGGTGTCCTCGCTGCGCCTGCCGCAGACCGCCCGTGACCTGGTCGCCCGCAGCGCGCTGACGCTGCGCGGCCTCTGCCACGAGGCGACCGGCTCGATCCTCGCGGCGGCGACCACCTCGCTCCCCGAGGAGCTGGGCGGCGTCCGCAACTGGGACTACCGGTACTGCTGGCTCCGGGACGCGGCGATGACCGCGCGGGTGCTGGTCGACCTCGGCTCGCTGGAGGAGGCCGAGGCGCTGCTGCGCTGGGTGGACGGCTGCGTCGAGCGCACCGGCGGACACCCGGAGCGGCTGCACCCGCTCTACACGGTCGACGGGTACGAGCTGGGCGCCGAGGCGGTCATCGACACCCTGCCCGGTTACGCCGGCTCCCGGCCGGTGCGGGTCGGCAACCTCGCCAACCACCAGCTCCAACTGGACGTGTTCGGCCCGATCGCCGACCTCATCGCGGGCGTGGCCGACGCCCGGGGCTCGGTGCGCGAGACCGAGTGGCGGGTGCTGGAGAACATGGTCGAGGCGGTCCGCCGCCGCTGGCACGAGCCCGACCACGGCATCTGGGAGGCCCGCCTCCCACCGCGCCACCACATCTTCTCCAAGGTGATGTGCTGGATGACCGTCGACCGGGCGCTGCACGTGGTCCGGCGGCACGGCGACGGCGACCGGCCGGAGTGGGTGGAGCTGCGCGACCGGATCGGCGCGAACGTGCTGGAGCACGGCTGGCACGAGGGCGTCGAGGCGTACAGCGTGGCCTACGGGGACGAGGACATGGACGCCTCGTCGCTCTGGATCGGCCTGTCCGGGCTGCTCCCCGGCGACGACCCGCGCTTCCTCTCCACGGTCCTCAAGATCGAGGCGGACCTGCGCAGCGGACCGGTGGTCTACCGGTACCACTGGGACGACGGTCTGCCGGGCCGGGAGGGCGGCTTCCACATCTGCACGGCGTGGCTGATCGAGGCGTACCTGCGCACCGGTCGGCGCACCGACGCGGAGGAGCTGTTCACCCAGATGGTCGACACGGCGGGGCCGACCGGACTGCTCCCCGAGCAGTACGACCCGCTCGCCGAGCGTGGGCTGGGCAACCATCCGCAGGCGTACAGCCACCTCGGGCTGATCCGCTGCGCCCTGCTGCTGGACAACATGCTCAAGGTCTGA
- a CDS encoding alpha,alpha-trehalose-phosphate synthase (UDP-forming), with protein sequence MTVRSSFVVVANRLPVDEVSTPEGRQWRRSPGGLVTALHPVLAEHQGTWVGWAGGTGAAPEPFDLEGIRLHPVPLSAEELERYYEGQSNATIWPLYHDAVETPAYKRRWRDAYRLVNARFAEAAADVAAEGATVWVQDYQLQLVPAMLRELRPDLRIGFFLHIPFPPIELFMQMPLRAEVLRGLLGADLVGFQQRLAAQNFVRLARHLLGLRYEGQMIQVDGRQVKAGAFPISIDVREMERLAADPAIQARAKQIREELGNPKTIILGVDRLDYTKGIELRLKAFRELLSDGKLTVPDAVMVQVATPSRERVEHYQALRVKVEREVGRINGEYGRVGVPAVHYLHQSYSRSELAAMYVAADVMMVTPLRDGMNLVAKEYVASRADQGGALVLSEFAGAATELRQAFLCNPHDPEAVKEALLKAVHVERTEARRRMRIMQRHLRTHDVGHWAKSFLSELGTPGVEAA encoded by the coding sequence GTGACCGTCCGTAGCTCCTTTGTCGTTGTGGCGAACCGTCTACCGGTCGACGAGGTGAGCACTCCGGAGGGACGGCAGTGGCGCCGTAGTCCGGGCGGCCTCGTCACCGCGCTGCACCCGGTCCTCGCCGAACACCAGGGCACCTGGGTCGGCTGGGCGGGCGGCACCGGAGCCGCTCCCGAGCCGTTCGACCTGGAGGGCATCCGACTGCACCCGGTGCCGTTGAGCGCTGAGGAGCTGGAGCGCTACTACGAGGGGCAGTCCAACGCCACGATCTGGCCGCTGTACCACGACGCCGTGGAGACCCCGGCGTACAAGCGGCGCTGGCGGGACGCGTACCGGCTGGTCAACGCCCGGTTCGCGGAGGCCGCGGCGGACGTGGCGGCCGAGGGCGCGACAGTCTGGGTGCAGGACTACCAGCTCCAGCTGGTCCCGGCGATGCTCCGCGAACTCCGTCCCGACCTGCGGATCGGCTTCTTCCTGCACATCCCGTTCCCGCCGATCGAGCTGTTCATGCAGATGCCGCTGCGCGCCGAGGTGCTGCGCGGCCTGCTCGGCGCGGACCTGGTCGGCTTCCAGCAGCGGCTGGCCGCGCAGAACTTCGTCCGGCTGGCCCGGCACCTGCTCGGGCTGCGCTACGAGGGGCAGATGATCCAGGTCGACGGACGCCAGGTCAAGGCCGGCGCGTTCCCGATCTCCATCGATGTCAGGGAGATGGAGCGGCTCGCCGCCGACCCGGCCATCCAGGCACGCGCCAAGCAGATCCGGGAGGAGCTGGGCAACCCCAAGACGATCATCCTCGGCGTGGACCGGCTGGACTACACCAAGGGCATCGAGCTGCGCCTCAAGGCCTTCCGGGAACTACTTTCTGACGGAAAGCTGACAGTTCCGGACGCCGTCATGGTGCAGGTGGCCACCCCGAGCCGGGAACGCGTCGAGCACTACCAGGCACTGAGAGTGAAGGTCGAGCGCGAAGTCGGCCGGATCAACGGCGAGTACGGGAGAGTCGGCGTGCCGGCGGTCCACTACCTCCACCAGTCGTACTCTCGCAGTGAGCTCGCCGCCATGTATGTTGCGGCGGACGTGATGATGGTGACCCCGCTGCGAGACGGAATGAATTTGGTGGCCAAGGAGTACGTGGCATCGCGCGCCGACCAGGGCGGCGCGCTCGTGCTCAGTGAGTTCGCCGGTGCTGCGACGGAGCTGCGCCAGGCATTTCTGTGTAACCCGCACGACCCGGAAGCGGTCAAGGAAGCCCTGCTGAAGGCTGTGCACGTGGAGCGGACGGAGGCCCGCCGCCGCATGCGAATCATGCAACGACACCTGCGGACCCATGACGTGGGTCACTGGGCCAAGTCGTTTCTCAGTGAACTCGGCACACCCGGCGTGGAGGCTGCGTGA